Proteins from a genomic interval of Halopseudomonas litoralis:
- a CDS encoding MBL fold metallo-hydrolase — MEAVIPTLIRETFPVGPLQCNCTIIGDPVSKKALVIDPGGDHQLILDRLDQLGLKVVSIIHTHAHLDHFLASGEMKKATGATLHLHKEDQFLWDNLEMQCQMFGIPYKPVPAPDQWLQDDEELACGCGVALHTPGHTPGSMSFWFPQDKLLIAGDTLFRRGIGRTDLWGGDHAKIETSIRTRLYTLDEEAVVVTGHGPDTQIGDEIRENPFIRG; from the coding sequence ATGGAAGCTGTAATCCCCACTCTCATCCGCGAAACCTTCCCCGTCGGGCCATTGCAGTGCAACTGCACCATCATCGGTGACCCGGTCAGCAAAAAAGCACTGGTGATCGATCCGGGTGGGGACCATCAGTTGATTCTCGACCGGCTGGATCAGTTGGGATTGAAGGTGGTGAGCATCATTCATACCCATGCACATCTGGATCACTTCCTGGCGTCCGGCGAGATGAAGAAGGCTACCGGGGCGACCTTGCATCTGCACAAGGAAGACCAGTTCCTGTGGGACAACCTGGAAATGCAGTGTCAGATGTTCGGCATTCCCTACAAGCCGGTGCCGGCGCCGGATCAGTGGTTGCAGGATGATGAGGAGTTGGCCTGCGGCTGCGGTGTCGCCTTGCATACGCCGGGGCACACGCCCGGGTCGATGAGCTTCTGGTTTCCACAGGACAAGTTGTTGATTGCAGGAGATACTTTGTTCCGCCGGGGCATCGGCCGTACCGATTTGTGGGGCGGCGATCACGCGAAGATTGAAACCTCGATTCGTACGCGGCTGTACACGCTGGATGAAGAGGCGGTGGTGGTCACCGGGCATGGTCCTGATACGCAAATCGGTGATGAGATCCGCGAGAATCCTTTCATTCGCGGCTGA
- a CDS encoding dicarboxylate/amino acid:cation symporter, with product MPSLNRLIFIAAGLGVFIGWLLGAMPEDAGLRTGVLYSSTLVGSVFIGLLKMVLIPLVFTSIVVGVASLQAHHQVHRVWITTVLYFMMTTALAMLLALVVANVFKPGVGLSLDMFADAMDSFEARQMTMPEFFQYFFSGLFKNPFEAFANGDILSVLMFAIFVGIALVAGGERYRSVLQLMQEFLDLLLRIIGWIMWLAPLGILALLIRLVAEQDVDLLVTMLGFIVLVFATTLFHGVVTLPGILYAVTRKSPLWFWRGSREAIITAFATSSSSAALPISLRCAQDNLGVQRRIAGFVLPMGATMNMDGTALYEAAAALFVANLIGVELSLAQQLVVFLTAMIASSGAPGIPSAGMVTMVMVLQAVGLPAEAIAILLPVDRLLDTVRTAVNVEGDIIGSLVVQKLAGDEHQQGA from the coding sequence GTGCCCAGCCTGAATCGTCTGATCTTCATCGCCGCCGGTCTCGGTGTGTTTATCGGCTGGCTGCTCGGCGCCATGCCAGAGGATGCCGGGCTGCGTACAGGTGTGCTCTACAGCAGTACCCTGGTCGGCAGTGTCTTTATCGGCCTGCTGAAAATGGTGCTGATTCCGCTGGTGTTCACCTCCATTGTGGTCGGTGTTGCCAGTTTACAGGCGCACCATCAGGTGCACCGCGTCTGGATTACCACAGTGCTGTACTTCATGATGACCACCGCACTGGCGATGCTGCTGGCCCTGGTAGTGGCCAATGTCTTCAAGCCCGGTGTGGGTCTGTCGCTGGACATGTTTGCTGACGCCATGGACTCATTCGAAGCGCGGCAGATGACCATGCCGGAGTTCTTTCAGTATTTCTTCAGCGGGCTGTTCAAGAATCCTTTCGAAGCCTTTGCCAACGGCGACATCCTGTCGGTGCTGATGTTCGCCATCTTTGTCGGTATCGCTCTGGTGGCCGGTGGCGAACGTTATCGCTCGGTGCTGCAGTTGATGCAGGAGTTTCTTGATCTGCTGTTGCGCATTATCGGCTGGATCATGTGGCTGGCGCCGCTGGGTATTCTCGCTCTGCTGATCCGCCTGGTTGCCGAGCAGGATGTCGATCTGCTGGTCACCATGCTTGGTTTTATCGTGCTGGTTTTCGCCACCACACTGTTTCACGGCGTCGTCACGCTGCCCGGTATTCTCTATGCAGTGACCCGCAAATCGCCGTTGTGGTTCTGGCGCGGCTCCCGCGAGGCGATCATCACTGCTTTCGCCACCAGTTCCAGCTCGGCGGCACTACCAATCTCCCTGCGCTGTGCACAGGACAATCTCGGCGTGCAGCGGCGCATCGCCGGCTTCGTCTTGCCGATGGGCGCAACCATGAACATGGACGGCACCGCACTCTATGAAGCGGCCGCCGCGCTGTTTGTCGCCAACCTGATCGGTGTGGAGCTGTCACTGGCCCAGCAACTGGTGGTGTTCCTCACCGCCATGATCGCCTCATCCGGCGCCCCCGGCATCCCCAGCGCGGGCATGGTAACCATGGTCATGGTGCTGCAGGCCGTGGGTCTGCCGGCCGAAGCCATTGCCATACTGCTACCGGTTGATCGACTGCTGGATACGGTGCGTACCGCGGTCAACGTGGAGGGCGATATCATCGGTAGCCTGGTGGTGCAGAAGCTGGCCGGTGATGAGCACCAGCAGGGAGCATGA